In Agarilytica rhodophyticola, a genomic segment contains:
- a CDS encoding iron-containing redox enzyme family protein, whose translation MSGFLKQLENEVSSEWETIKSGLFWNIMREEGFNTELYKLLMLQIFHYTKHNAINQAVATYKINHTEVPLLRFCFKHALEELGHENMVVRDLDSIGLYSPEDLASGALPATQALVGYLYHVALELGGLARLGYSYWAESSYGHLAEMTDHMKDDLNLKDNNMTFFVAHSAIDEKHSAEVNDAIEKNVKTDTQKKIVIDVARTTLYMTGVMFNNVAEVYLVNKKKKAVSA comes from the coding sequence ATGTCAGGTTTTTTAAAACAATTAGAAAATGAAGTTTCTTCAGAGTGGGAAACAATAAAGTCAGGTCTTTTTTGGAACATCATGCGAGAAGAAGGTTTTAATACTGAGTTATATAAATTACTGATGCTTCAGATCTTTCATTACACTAAGCACAATGCGATAAATCAAGCGGTGGCCACTTACAAAATAAACCATACAGAAGTTCCGTTATTAAGGTTTTGCTTCAAACATGCACTAGAAGAACTCGGTCATGAAAACATGGTAGTTAGGGACTTAGATAGTATAGGTCTCTATAGCCCAGAAGACCTAGCCAGTGGAGCTCTACCTGCGACACAAGCACTTGTTGGATACTTATATCATGTAGCCCTTGAACTGGGCGGCCTAGCTAGACTGGGATATAGCTATTGGGCAGAATCATCATATGGCCATCTTGCTGAAATGACGGATCATATGAAAGATGACTTAAACTTAAAAGATAATAACATGACATTTTTTGTTGCCCATTCTGCTATTGATGAAAAACATTCTGCCGAAGTAAATGATGCCATAGAAAAAAATGTCAAAACTGATACTCAAAAGAAAATAGTTATCGATGTAGCTAGAACAACATTGTACATGACCGGAGTTATGTTTAACAACGTTGCGGAAGTTTATCTAGTAAACAAGAAAAAGAAAGCAGTTTCAGCTTAG
- a CDS encoding fatty acid desaturase: protein MILTIVRFSVPTRYKQAHLKHHRYIGSEKDTEKYKQYLNTKLRRIIFSTFIGVKLAHGGKLSSQTKPYLRVDSQDFETLKKAKIETLILRIFIISLLPLSFIFPKYIVLGFLIPSIIITPIAGTFRVILEHTKVNTSNDYHIATHYKTNLFSQVIFLWDSGDCHLIHHIFPSIPFYRMRRANNIIRPFLLDRGVIVRTSFFELLHGWYIKNYPHRSLWSNKNH, encoded by the coding sequence ATAATACTAACAATCGTCAGATTTTCAGTTCCAACGAGGTATAAGCAGGCCCATTTAAAACACCATAGGTACATCGGCAGCGAAAAAGATACTGAAAAGTATAAGCAATATTTAAATACAAAATTAAGGCGGATTATTTTTTCGACTTTTATTGGGGTAAAACTAGCACACGGAGGAAAGCTTTCTAGTCAAACAAAGCCGTATTTGAGAGTGGACTCTCAGGATTTCGAAACTTTAAAAAAAGCTAAAATTGAAACACTCATTTTACGTATTTTTATAATTAGTCTTTTGCCACTTAGCTTTATTTTTCCAAAATATATTGTACTGGGATTTTTAATACCTTCAATAATAATAACCCCTATAGCAGGCACATTTCGCGTAATACTAGAACACACTAAAGTAAACACTAGCAACGATTACCATATTGCGACACACTATAAAACAAACCTTTTTTCTCAAGTTATTTTTTTATGGGATTCTGGAGACTGCCACTTAATACATCATATTTTTCCCAGCATTCCTTTCTATCGAATGAGAAGAGCAAATAATATTATACGTCCTTTTTTGCTTGATAGAGGCGTTATAGTAAGAACATCATTCTTTGAGCTTCTGCATGGGTGGTATATTAAGAATTATCCACATAGATCTCTTTGGTCAAACAAAAATCATTAG
- a CDS encoding imm11 family protein: MKTYKLRADKTRYMNGYLSVDDIEHTIGDYFLLDQDYWADFWKPIKTEFIDDSDSGSVIHPPDITLWGTTNNFICNEKSYHALKDELEAYGEWLPLTCEHIPYWLLHATKKMSIDAVDTKKSERSTNILGDIEASKIIFKDNAVKDQLIFLTEYNRYKNIYCSERFKHLIDALELKGLVFSEDMTNSPL; this comes from the coding sequence GTGAAAACGTATAAGCTCAGAGCAGATAAAACACGCTACATGAATGGCTATCTTTCTGTGGATGATATTGAACACACCATCGGTGACTACTTTTTACTTGATCAAGACTACTGGGCGGATTTTTGGAAGCCCATTAAGACTGAGTTTATTGATGACAGTGATAGTGGATCTGTAATTCATCCCCCTGACATTACACTCTGGGGGACAACAAATAATTTTATCTGTAATGAAAAATCTTACCATGCACTTAAAGACGAGCTGGAAGCTTATGGCGAATGGCTACCGCTAACATGCGAACACATTCCTTACTGGCTATTGCATGCAACAAAAAAAATGAGCATTGATGCAGTAGATACAAAAAAAAGTGAACGCTCAACAAATATATTAGGTGATATCGAGGCAAGCAAAATTATCTTCAAAGATAACGCCGTCAAAGACCAACTTATCTTTCTTACAGAATATAACCGCTATAAGAATATTTATTGCTCAGAGCGCTTTAAACACCTAATCGACGCTTTGGAATTGAAAGGACTCGTCTTTAGTGAAGACATGACCAATTCGCCATTATAG
- a CDS encoding Cro/CI family transcriptional regulator, producing the protein MAVHYSIAHRSKTLTPGIKKVLRIFGNQAALAKAMNVSVSAVARWVKSGYIPCDKVWEVMLLVEDKKTYAGETVSINELLEEAYNKHMERRGLQKKCKHNIKK; encoded by the coding sequence ATGGCAGTCCACTATAGCATTGCACATCGCTCTAAAACCCTAACACCGGGAATTAAAAAGGTCTTACGTATTTTTGGTAATCAAGCGGCGTTAGCAAAAGCGATGAATGTCTCGGTGAGTGCTGTCGCACGGTGGGTAAAATCGGGGTATATCCCTTGCGATAAAGTATGGGAAGTCATGCTGCTTGTAGAGGACAAAAAAACATATGCCGGTGAGACAGTGTCTATTAACGAGTTATTGGAAGAAGCCTACAACAAACACATGGAAAGACGAGGGTTACAAAAAAAATGCAAACATAACATAAAAAAATAG
- a CDS encoding transposase has protein sequence MNSKVLSQDIYRTISQNIETYHREITYNYDLELVELEVPVNHIHIVVKSPPLKRYRLIR, from the coding sequence ATGAATTCAAAAGTATTGTCACAAGATATTTATAGAACCATATCGCAGAACATTGAAACATATCATAGGGAAATTACTTACAATTATGACCTTGAGCTAGTTGAACTTGAAGTTCCCGTAAACCATATTCATATAGTGGTAAAAAGCCCCCCCCTAAAAAGGTACCGTCTGATACGATGA
- a CDS encoding methyl-accepting chemotaxis protein, whose translation MRLSIDFTRDNGAAIISQLHSIEHMPGDNIRDSMESNILHLKEIEKNINQILTALVNLNFQEKEHDLIKKQYNMIKVEFSSFNDEINSMGEDLDKELLSELTILVEEPISELIEQLAILNHELSKLITDASMEVAKKQELPLVYGISLAIVTSFLLFVLGWLFSNRLVGVIKIIVRQTEKIATGHLNLQPLNMKGSDELTALANSVDTMSVNLKSLVIQIQSETFDISGASIELAKIADNIKLQTRAQNQRIAAAEKIFDEVSVAIQRIDNSASDTVKISRKAHEESRKVNNIASEMNTVIHNLQNDIVRVTSGISEINQKSQNIATILAVITSISEQTNLLALNAAIESARAGEAGRGFAVVADEVRTLAKRTQESAIEIKQMIDDLTLVVDQSNELIITSSGSTKKTVAIADNVHQSLKVVFDMIDKIDDASGEIADAVSHQSNQVGNALTVISELVTAEAEVEKEADNTIDESHKLVDLGDRMTHTVSEFNTR comes from the coding sequence ATGCGTCTTTCCATTGATTTTACTAGGGATAATGGCGCAGCGATTATCTCCCAGCTACACAGTATCGAACACATGCCTGGAGACAATATCAGAGACTCTATGGAAAGCAACATTTTGCATTTGAAAGAAATAGAAAAAAACATTAATCAAATACTAACGGCTCTTGTCAATCTTAATTTTCAAGAAAAAGAACATGATTTAATAAAAAAACAGTATAATATGATCAAGGTAGAGTTCTCCTCTTTTAATGATGAAATAAACTCAATGGGAGAGGATCTTGATAAAGAACTATTATCTGAATTAACTATCCTGGTTGAGGAGCCTATTTCAGAGCTTATTGAACAATTAGCTATTCTTAATCATGAGCTTTCCAAACTAATTACTGACGCCTCTATGGAAGTTGCTAAAAAACAAGAGCTACCATTAGTTTATGGTATAAGTTTGGCCATCGTTACATCTTTTCTTTTATTTGTTTTAGGGTGGCTCTTCTCTAATCGGCTTGTTGGTGTTATTAAAATAATTGTTCGTCAGACAGAAAAAATTGCTACTGGACACCTAAACTTACAGCCACTCAATATGAAAGGCTCCGACGAATTAACTGCTCTTGCTAATTCTGTAGATACCATGTCAGTAAACCTAAAAAGTTTGGTAATACAAATTCAATCAGAAACATTTGATATATCCGGGGCTTCTATCGAATTAGCTAAAATTGCAGATAATATTAAACTGCAAACACGTGCGCAAAACCAACGTATAGCGGCAGCTGAAAAAATTTTTGATGAAGTATCTGTGGCGATACAGCGTATCGATAATAGCGCATCTGACACCGTAAAAATAAGTCGTAAAGCACACGAAGAATCCAGGAAAGTTAACAATATTGCTTCGGAAATGAATACTGTTATCCATAATCTACAAAATGACATTGTTAGAGTGACATCAGGGATATCAGAGATAAACCAAAAGAGTCAAAATATTGCTACTATTTTAGCTGTAATCACTTCTATATCAGAGCAAACTAATTTATTAGCGTTGAATGCAGCAATTGAATCTGCTCGTGCAGGTGAAGCAGGTCGAGGCTTTGCTGTAGTCGCTGATGAAGTTCGAACACTTGCCAAAAGAACACAAGAATCTGCAATTGAAATTAAACAGATGATAGACGACTTAACTTTGGTTGTTGATCAGTCTAATGAGCTGATAATCACAAGCTCTGGATCTACTAAGAAAACGGTGGCTATTGCTGATAATGTACACCAATCTTTAAAAGTTGTATTCGATATGATTGATAAAATTGATGATGCTAGTGGTGAAATCGCGGATGCTGTTTCTCATCAGAGCAATCAAGTCGGAAATGCTCTGACTGTGATTAGCGAATTAGTCACCGCTGAAGCTGAAGTTGAAAAAGAAGCAGATAACACTATCGATGAAAGTCATAAACTTGTTGACCTAGGGGATAGAATGACTCATACCGTTAGTGAGTTTAATACACGTTAA
- a CDS encoding DNA-processing protein DprA has product MQQNTEIHAIDQDSDHYPDSLRNIMSPPRILYARGNLDLLVSSLGVAIVGTRNATTNGLKITNRIARHCVSLGATVVSGLALGIDAEAHRGCLDVAGNTIAVLAHGLHTAEPKANQQLGYQILESGGLWVSEHPEGARASRQNFVPRNRIQVGLSKCSIIVESDVRSGTTTHAKFCVQEKHPLFAVIPQEGNPLKLHCKGPEMMVRDMGAKALVTKDDYSFIEAALNF; this is encoded by the coding sequence GTGCAGCAAAATACAGAAATACATGCAATAGACCAAGATTCTGATCATTATCCAGACAGTCTTCGTAATATCATGAGTCCCCCACGCATACTTTACGCTCGAGGCAACTTAGATTTGCTCGTGTCTTCTCTAGGTGTGGCGATTGTTGGCACACGTAATGCCACAACTAATGGCTTAAAAATAACAAATAGAATAGCTCGCCACTGTGTTAGCTTGGGAGCGACAGTGGTCAGTGGGCTTGCTTTAGGTATTGATGCTGAAGCCCATAGGGGGTGTCTAGACGTAGCTGGAAACACGATTGCTGTGTTGGCCCATGGTTTACATACGGCGGAACCAAAGGCCAATCAACAGCTAGGCTACCAAATATTGGAATCTGGTGGTCTATGGGTTTCAGAACATCCAGAAGGTGCTCGAGCGAGTAGACAAAACTTTGTGCCACGTAACCGCATACAAGTCGGATTATCTAAGTGTTCCATTATTGTCGAATCTGATGTTAGAAGCGGCACAACAACGCATGCTAAATTCTGTGTTCAGGAAAAACATCCACTGTTTGCAGTTATTCCTCAAGAAGGAAACCCTCTAAAATTACATTGTAAAGGGCCAGAAATGATGGTGAGAGATATGGGGGCGAAAGCGCTTGTTACTAAAGACGACTACTCATTCATTGAAGCGGCTTTGAATTTTTGA
- a CDS encoding LacI family transcriptional regulator: MDNQSTPMSHIIESSDGSLSIKIPLTPKVRSGRKIITLPGSTDSDYRPWDSQPTPLQLALARAYEWEQKLNSGVYGSIKELANKEGVDNSYVSRILNLNILAPDIIQAILDEKVPDTLTIQELGADTPMGWEEQREKFGLCQQE; this comes from the coding sequence ATGGATAATCAATCAACACCTATGTCTCATATAATTGAAAGTAGCGACGGCTCCCTCTCAATAAAGATACCGTTAACACCTAAAGTACGCAGTGGCCGTAAGATTATTACCCTCCCTGGCAGTACAGATAGCGACTACCGCCCCTGGGATAGCCAGCCCACGCCACTTCAATTAGCGCTAGCGAGGGCTTATGAGTGGGAGCAAAAACTCAACAGCGGCGTCTATGGCTCAATAAAAGAGTTAGCTAACAAAGAGGGTGTGGATAATAGTTATGTCAGTCGTATATTAAATCTTAATATATTGGCGCCTGATATTATTCAGGCGATTCTTGATGAAAAGGTGCCGGATACTTTGACTATTCAAGAGTTAGGGGCGGATACGCCTATGGGATGGGAAGAGCAAAGGGAGAAGTTTGGCCTATGTCAGCAGGAATAA
- a CDS encoding phosphoribosyltransferase, translated as MVFHVDLYKSIPIVAMGNYYPVSSGSVDIHSRQILDFKDGKDEAVSVFSNKLITYLRGKGLGRQPVFVATIPSSTHGRSHAGFAKLIKNLSFEFSVQNPDYNLILRTKTKLAAHKGGSRRKEDALASTAIPIDIARKIGGRSVILLDDITTTTNSIKAGIDVLTDAGALVRIAVVLGRTMRR; from the coding sequence ATGGTATTTCATGTTGATTTATATAAGAGTATTCCAATTGTGGCAATGGGTAACTACTATCCAGTTAGTTCAGGCTCTGTTGATATTCATAGCCGTCAGATTCTTGATTTTAAAGACGGTAAAGATGAAGCCGTTTCTGTCTTCTCTAACAAACTTATTACCTACTTACGCGGAAAAGGACTAGGTCGTCAACCCGTCTTTGTTGCAACGATTCCATCGTCAACACACGGTAGGTCTCATGCAGGCTTCGCTAAGCTAATTAAGAACCTATCCTTTGAGTTTTCAGTCCAAAACCCTGATTATAATTTAATCCTACGCACCAAGACAAAGCTAGCGGCTCACAAAGGTGGTAGTAGGAGGAAAGAGGATGCACTAGCATCGACAGCTATTCCAATTGATATTGCACGAAAGATTGGAGGTAGATCTGTTATCCTACTCGACGATATAACGACAACAACTAATTCAATAAAAGCAGGCATTGATGTATTAACGGATGCTGGTGCATTAGTTAGAATCGCGGTAGTGTTAGGCAGAACAATGAGAAGATAG
- a CDS encoding AHH domain-containing protein: MPVPHVLTKYYELNLVDRTIINIVEKLQGELTLSEINQIKVMASVQSGIESYREETAKKNSQSLRSEEHKSHILGKHLEEKFGPRPARTHAHAIVAGKHPLAAAIRLIMSKLKIGIDDVDNGCWLPENIAATPHPAMPKAPPHSRIHRYNYYFWINSLLSSHRQADAFRNRLKLISQMLYTGNMPEYVMLPKGKGLP, from the coding sequence ATGCCAGTTCCTCACGTACTCACTAAATATTATGAATTGAACTTAGTCGATCGCACGATTATCAACATTGTCGAAAAACTTCAAGGTGAACTCACACTTAGTGAGATTAATCAAATTAAAGTAATGGCTAGCGTTCAATCCGGTATTGAGTCTTACCGAGAAGAAACGGCCAAAAAGAATAGCCAAAGCCTACGAAGCGAAGAGCACAAATCACACATACTCGGAAAGCATTTAGAAGAGAAATTTGGGCCTCGCCCTGCGAGAACACACGCCCATGCAATTGTAGCAGGTAAACATCCTTTGGCCGCCGCCATAAGACTTATTATGTCGAAGCTTAAAATCGGGATTGATGATGTGGATAATGGCTGCTGGTTACCAGAAAATATCGCGGCAACCCCTCATCCGGCCATGCCTAAAGCACCCCCACATAGCCGCATACACCGGTATAACTATTATTTCTGGATTAACTCGCTACTTTCCAGCCACCGACAAGCGGATGCTTTCAGAAATAGACTCAAGCTGATTTCTCAAATGCTCTACACGGGCAACATGCCAGAATATGTCATGTTACCCAAGGGCAAAGGCTTACCCTAG
- a CDS encoding fumarylacetoacetate hydrolase family protein, with translation MKLATFIYNDVETWGINVNGKLIDIPSCERELGVKLPFDNVLSMVKYGKNGIKLVDELVSKVDFSISKYLVIEPDEVVFLAPIQVPESIRDFGLFEKHLINIIRFFVLGKFSAFDKKLEKLTNGKFSLAKKINKNWYHSPSYYKGNRFAMIGHNAHVKIPSGCRAFDFELELGVYLCSEAANITKENAKNHIFGVTLFNDFTARDIQGREMGTRMGPAKGKDFDRGYSTGPYLVTTDELDIDDIECQVYVNGKLFGGGNTDEMHWSFEEVIEYTSKNETLYPGELIGSGTITGKIGSGCGAEIGQFLKPGDTVELKNSVIGTLKNIVD, from the coding sequence ATGAAACTAGCAACCTTTATATACAACGATGTGGAAACTTGGGGGATAAACGTCAATGGTAAACTTATAGATATTCCTTCTTGCGAAAGAGAACTTGGAGTTAAACTACCTTTTGATAATGTTTTATCAATGGTGAAATATGGGAAAAATGGTATTAAGTTAGTTGATGAACTAGTATCAAAGGTTGATTTTTCTATTTCCAAATATCTAGTTATAGAGCCTGACGAAGTAGTGTTTTTAGCACCGATACAAGTTCCTGAATCTATTCGTGATTTTGGTTTGTTTGAAAAACATTTAATAAATATTATTCGTTTCTTCGTCTTAGGAAAGTTCTCAGCATTTGATAAAAAGCTTGAAAAACTTACTAATGGTAAATTTTCACTTGCAAAGAAAATAAATAAGAATTGGTATCATAGTCCTTCATATTATAAAGGCAACCGATTTGCAATGATTGGACATAATGCTCATGTTAAAATTCCTTCCGGCTGCAGAGCATTTGATTTTGAACTCGAATTAGGCGTTTATCTCTGCTCTGAAGCAGCTAATATAACCAAAGAAAATGCCAAAAACCATATTTTTGGCGTCACATTATTTAATGACTTTACTGCTAGAGATATTCAAGGTAGAGAAATGGGTACTAGGATGGGGCCAGCAAAAGGTAAAGATTTTGATCGTGGGTATTCTACCGGACCTTATTTAGTTACCACAGATGAACTTGATATTGATGATATTGAATGCCAAGTCTACGTAAATGGTAAGCTTTTTGGAGGGGGAAATACTGACGAAATGCATTGGTCGTTTGAAGAAGTTATTGAATATACTTCAAAGAACGAAACACTATATCCTGGAGAGCTAATAGGATCTGGGACTATTACAGGAAAAATAGGAAGCGGCTGTGGTGCTGAAATTGGTCAATTTTTAAAGCCTGGTGATACCGTCGAATTAAAAAACAGTGTGATCGGAACACTGAAAAATATAGTTGATTAA
- a CDS encoding TonB-dependent receptor plug domain-containing protein has protein sequence MEKEVNRLMVLLLLFPAISQANDPLLDDNINEYSDTVVTASKVKQTRHEAPSAMTVIESETFESLGIVKLEDIFRYVAGFQVIKGFNGPKVTYHGTNANRTRRNLVLVDGIRIHTASDGVVDWNAMPFDITRVDRIEVARSPLAVLYGTHAGQATINIILKKPSRDKSGFLVRTGSNNTRHARLKHVITNDETEFVVEIGHRQDDGYDQDFIPDDLANGDPAFGDDITNVQNGWETAHDSHELVYINSSLKIELKNTTLDIDTKISDLDYTSRPELFFREYADDPFPIVYTENQNSFFTLKGETRFDQNHTSKYHLNVNFNKSTEESTNCRFANSFYWEEEARLFEFGPSIWTRAIELGIEDRSELTPEQLIAYEAYEARINSSFPEGRRRDYCSYYKEPTYERSFDLNYEHAYQVTEKFRLISGIGGTSVSTESESLYGNREISETQFRSFLHAEFQLTNKLYANLGAMYEHFDLVDAEEFSPRIALNYLISNNHTIKIIGAQSTVIPPFLTRESELNRTVRLTDRRTGELINDNNVYAFTNLANPDAGPEEIESIELVYYAKLPKFGLEYDIKLFNEKLKNLLSTLGDATLWSGLNDGKVELTGLESQLRYDFNSNTKVGVTYAYIDNESNTRLEESLYSQNTGSIYISKLINNAWGIAFSINYNNIANIEYREYTFNLSKKFNQFRNFSPKIALLLQYYDNKEQFKMATTNTEDISDFRLIRSRFEDKLHAVLTISFDY, from the coding sequence ATGGAAAAAGAAGTCAATCGATTGATGGTATTATTACTACTGTTTCCTGCAATATCTCAAGCCAATGATCCATTACTTGACGATAACATCAACGAATATTCCGATACAGTTGTAACAGCCTCAAAGGTTAAACAAACACGTCATGAAGCACCATCCGCAATGACAGTTATAGAATCAGAAACCTTTGAAAGTTTAGGTATTGTAAAACTAGAAGATATTTTTCGATATGTTGCTGGGTTTCAAGTTATTAAAGGCTTTAACGGCCCAAAGGTAACTTATCATGGTACTAACGCTAATAGGACTAGGAGGAATTTAGTCTTAGTCGACGGCATAAGAATTCACACAGCTTCTGATGGTGTAGTCGATTGGAATGCCATGCCTTTTGATATCACTAGAGTTGATAGAATAGAAGTAGCAAGATCTCCGTTAGCTGTGTTGTACGGTACTCACGCGGGTCAAGCAACTATTAATATTATTCTAAAAAAACCTTCAAGAGATAAAAGCGGCTTTTTGGTACGTACTGGCTCTAATAATACCCGCCATGCTCGGCTCAAACATGTAATAACTAACGATGAAACAGAATTTGTTGTTGAAATTGGGCATAGACAAGATGATGGCTATGATCAAGATTTCATACCAGATGATTTGGCTAATGGCGATCCAGCATTTGGTGATGATATTACTAATGTGCAAAATGGCTGGGAAACGGCTCACGATAGCCATGAACTAGTTTATATTAACTCATCGCTGAAGATTGAGTTAAAAAATACGACATTGGATATAGATACAAAAATATCTGACCTGGATTATACATCTCGTCCGGAACTCTTTTTCAGAGAATACGCTGATGACCCATTCCCAATTGTATATACTGAAAACCAGAATTCTTTCTTCACGTTAAAGGGTGAAACTAGGTTTGACCAAAATCATACATCTAAATACCATTTGAATGTAAATTTCAATAAGTCAACTGAAGAAAGTACCAACTGTAGATTTGCTAATTCATTCTACTGGGAGGAAGAAGCAAGATTATTTGAATTTGGGCCGAGTATATGGACAAGAGCTATTGAGTTAGGAATTGAGGATCGATCTGAGCTGACACCAGAGCAACTTATAGCATATGAAGCATACGAAGCAAGAATTAATAGTTCATTCCCAGAAGGTAGGAGAAGAGACTATTGTAGTTACTACAAGGAACCAACCTATGAACGCTCATTCGATTTAAATTATGAACATGCCTATCAAGTTACGGAAAAGTTTAGATTAATTTCTGGAATCGGTGGAACGTCAGTATCTACTGAGTCAGAATCCCTTTATGGTAATCGAGAAATTAGTGAAACCCAATTTCGATCTTTCTTACATGCGGAGTTTCAATTAACTAATAAACTATATGCTAATCTAGGTGCAATGTATGAGCACTTTGATCTAGTTGATGCCGAAGAGTTTTCTCCTAGAATAGCCCTTAATTATTTAATCAGTAACAACCATACAATAAAAATTATTGGTGCACAATCAACTGTGATTCCACCGTTTTTGACAAGAGAATCCGAGTTAAATCGCACAGTAAGACTAACAGACCGTAGAACAGGTGAACTGATAAATGATAACAATGTTTACGCATTTACTAACCTAGCTAATCCAGATGCAGGGCCTGAAGAAATTGAGTCAATAGAACTAGTATATTATGCAAAATTACCAAAGTTTGGGCTTGAATATGATATTAAATTATTCAATGAGAAACTTAAAAATTTACTTAGCACATTGGGTGATGCGACACTGTGGAGCGGCCTAAATGACGGCAAAGTTGAATTAACCGGTTTAGAAAGTCAACTTAGGTATGATTTCAATAGTAACACTAAAGTAGGCGTCACTTATGCTTATATAGATAATGAATCGAATACCCGTCTCGAAGAGTCTCTTTATAGCCAAAATACGGGAAGCATTTATATTTCTAAACTTATAAATAATGCCTGGGGTATAGCTTTTTCGATCAACTATAACAATATTGCGAATATTGAATATAGAGAGTATACATTCAATTTGAGTAAAAAATTCAACCAGTTTAGAAACTTTTCACCGAAAATTGCATTACTTCTTCAGTACTACGACAATAAAGAACAGTTTAAGATGGCAACCACAAATACTGAAGATATCAGTGACTTTCGCTTGATTCGCTCAAGATTTGAAGATAAATTGCATGCAGTTCTTACAATTTCATTTGATTATTAG
- a CDS encoding GNAT family N-acetyltransferase → MINIILKKTSLIVANDKSHLDTVSNFRKNYGNVIERMEEQFYEKEVARDNLGTVFIYLHDQNMIATVRYVPLGHNASVIESLFTNTLNEGEFSLPTREGSRFVVHPSFRGNRIFKEALAMSMEWLRDNTTCQNIIAPIRSRLLPLYEKYGFYSIASAKLPIQGKSVPYKIILSKLTTILDQTVANGYQKKVPLYNIN, encoded by the coding sequence ATGATCAATATTATATTAAAAAAAACAAGCTTGATTGTAGCAAACGACAAATCACATCTTGACACTGTTAGTAACTTTAGAAAAAACTATGGAAATGTAATAGAAAGAATGGAAGAGCAATTTTATGAAAAAGAAGTAGCTAGAGACAACTTAGGAACTGTTTTCATCTACCTTCATGATCAAAATATGATTGCTACTGTTAGATATGTTCCTTTAGGGCACAACGCAAGTGTAATCGAGTCCCTCTTTACAAATACACTCAACGAAGGTGAGTTTAGTCTGCCGACACGGGAAGGAAGTAGATTTGTAGTACACCCCTCATTTCGGGGAAATAGAATATTTAAAGAAGCCTTGGCGATGAGTATGGAGTGGTTACGAGACAATACGACATGCCAAAACATTATCGCACCTATTAGAAGTCGATTACTACCTCTGTATGAGAAATATGGGTTTTACAGCATAGCTTCAGCTAAATTACCAATTCAAGGGAAAAGCGTGCCTTATAAAATAATATTGTCAAAACTTACTACAATTCTCGATCAAACGGTGGCAAATGGTTATCAAAAGAAAGTCCCATTGTATAACATTAATTGA